The following are encoded in a window of Paenibacillus polymyxa genomic DNA:
- the trpS gene encoding tryptophan--tRNA ligase has product MKTVLSGIQPSGQLTLGNYIGAMKNFVKLQEDHQCYFMVVDLHAITVPQEPAQLREQSEAVAALFIAAGINPEKSNVFLQSHVPQHAELGWLMTTLTNMGELERMTQFKDKAAGKDSVGAGLFVYPSLMAADILLYNADLVPVGDDQKQHLELTRDLAGRFNHRYGDYFTVPEPYIPEVGARIMSLDDVSKKMSKSNPNAGSFIALLDEPKVIRKKISRATTDSGSEVRYDPANKPEISNLMGIYSQCSGLSLQEVQDRYEGQMYGTFKKELAETVVAMLEPIQQRYRDIRESGEIGRILAQSAERAQEAAEVTLSAVKERMGFLPRVR; this is encoded by the coding sequence ATGAAAACTGTACTTTCAGGTATTCAGCCTAGCGGACAACTTACTTTGGGCAATTACATTGGTGCCATGAAAAACTTTGTCAAATTGCAAGAGGATCATCAATGTTACTTTATGGTCGTAGACCTTCATGCAATTACCGTACCGCAGGAACCGGCTCAATTACGTGAGCAGTCGGAGGCGGTAGCAGCATTATTTATCGCAGCAGGTATTAACCCGGAAAAATCCAATGTCTTTTTACAATCCCATGTTCCCCAGCACGCTGAGTTGGGATGGTTGATGACAACACTGACGAATATGGGCGAGTTGGAACGGATGACTCAGTTTAAGGACAAAGCAGCAGGCAAGGACTCTGTAGGAGCAGGGCTGTTCGTATATCCATCGTTGATGGCAGCTGACATTTTGCTCTACAACGCGGATCTCGTCCCGGTAGGCGACGATCAGAAACAGCATCTGGAGCTGACACGCGATTTGGCGGGTCGCTTTAATCACCGTTATGGAGATTATTTTACTGTTCCTGAACCGTATATCCCTGAAGTAGGGGCGAGAATTATGTCCCTGGATGATGTGTCCAAAAAAATGAGCAAGAGCAATCCGAATGCAGGCAGCTTTATTGCGCTACTAGACGAACCGAAAGTCATACGCAAGAAAATCAGCCGCGCTACTACTGATTCCGGCAGTGAGGTTAGATATGATCCGGCCAATAAACCGGAAATTAGTAATCTGATGGGCATCTACAGCCAGTGTTCCGGTTTGTCACTCCAAGAAGTGCAGGATCGCTATGAAGGTCAAATGTACGGAACATTTAAAAAAGAACTGGCAGAGACCGTTGTAGCTATGCTTGAACCGATTCAGCAACGCTATCGTGACATCCGGGAATCCGGTGAGATTGGACGTATTTTGGCCCAATCCGCAGAGCGCGCACAAGAAGCGGCTGAAGTCACGTTGTCTGCGGTCAAAGAGCGCATGGGCTTTCTGCCACGTGTACGCTAA
- a CDS encoding alpha/beta-type small acid-soluble spore protein has protein sequence MNEANQGRSRRSNNLVVPQANNALQQLKYEAAQELGITIPADGYYGDMPSREAGSLGGYITKRLVQLAEQQLSGRSGQ, from the coding sequence ATGAATGAAGCTAATCAAGGCAGAAGCCGTCGCAGTAACAACCTAGTTGTTCCTCAAGCCAACAACGCATTGCAACAATTGAAATATGAAGCTGCACAAGAGCTGGGCATCACCATTCCGGCAGATGGTTACTACGGTGACATGCCATCCCGTGAAGCTGGTTCTCTGGGAGGCTATATCACTAAACGCTTGGTACAGCTGGCCGAACAGCAATTATCAGGTCGTTCAGGTCAATAA
- a CDS encoding toprim domain-containing protein yields the protein MAITVIVEGKNDRSKLRRLLDPEVHILCTFGTLNSIKLESLHKRAKHDEIYLFMDNDSSGKKIRGVLADSFPDACHMYTRKGYAGVEGTPDEYVIAQLEKAGLEEYIIYPPPVL from the coding sequence ATGGCGATAACCGTGATCGTCGAAGGGAAAAATGACCGCAGCAAACTTCGCCGATTACTTGACCCGGAGGTTCACATTTTATGCACCTTCGGTACACTCAACTCTATAAAACTAGAATCCCTCCACAAGCGGGCCAAGCACGACGAAATATATTTATTTATGGACAATGACAGCTCAGGGAAAAAAATAAGGGGTGTGCTTGCAGACTCTTTTCCGGATGCCTGCCATATGTATACCCGCAAAGGATACGCTGGCGTAGAAGGCACTCCAGACGAATATGTGATCGCTCAATTGGAAAAAGCAGGGTTGGAAGAATACATTATATACCCGCCACCTGTTCTTTAG
- a CDS encoding metal-dependent hydrolase translates to MDTATHFVMGIGLAGLAYTDPVVAGDPKLAAVVLLATVVGSQAPDFDTLLRLKNNAAYIRNHRGLSHSIPFWLIWILSITGLICLIFRDVPPGHVALWVTIAVCLHVFTDLFNTYGTQAFRPFTNKWISWNIIHIFDPFIFGTHVAAIMLWVTGLIPPAPLFITLYVIIGLYYIWRTWSHFITRKAVRDMDNERQEGDIYYIIPTVSWNRWHVVKAHQNGSYDIGGLNGKHLFWTKHAIPSTHPAVEASKSYRDVQAFRYFSSFAVAEVEELEWGYIVRWGDVRYRHRRQYPFVAVVAMDKQFGLINSYIGWLSDEKMQKRLSLHTN, encoded by the coding sequence ATGGATACAGCCACACACTTTGTCATGGGAATCGGATTGGCCGGGCTGGCCTACACTGATCCTGTCGTCGCCGGAGATCCAAAGTTGGCCGCAGTCGTACTGCTCGCTACAGTCGTAGGGTCACAAGCTCCGGATTTTGACACTTTGCTTCGGTTGAAAAATAATGCAGCCTACATTCGCAATCACCGTGGACTGTCGCATTCAATTCCCTTCTGGTTGATATGGATTTTGTCCATAACAGGACTGATTTGCCTGATCTTCAGAGATGTGCCCCCTGGTCATGTAGCATTATGGGTAACGATTGCTGTCTGCCTGCATGTATTCACAGATTTATTTAATACGTACGGAACACAGGCATTCCGGCCGTTTACAAACAAGTGGATATCTTGGAATATCATCCATATTTTCGATCCCTTTATTTTTGGCACCCATGTTGCTGCGATTATGCTGTGGGTCACCGGATTGATTCCACCCGCTCCCTTGTTTATTACGCTGTACGTTATTATTGGCCTATATTACATTTGGCGAACCTGGAGTCATTTTATAACCAGAAAAGCGGTACGTGATATGGACAATGAGCGTCAGGAGGGCGACATCTATTATATCATTCCCACCGTATCATGGAACCGGTGGCATGTGGTAAAAGCTCATCAGAATGGAAGTTATGACATTGGCGGATTAAATGGCAAACATTTATTTTGGACGAAACATGCAATTCCATCCACACATCCTGCCGTAGAAGCATCCAAATCCTATCGCGATGTGCAAGCATTTCGCTATTTTTCCTCCTTTGCCGTTGCCGAGGTGGAAGAACTGGAATGGGGCTACATTGTGCGATGGGGAGACGTCAGGTATCGACACCGGAGACAATATCCATTCGTGGCTGTGGTCGCGATGGATAAGCAGTTCGGACTGATCAACAGCTATATTGGATGGCTCAGTGACGAAAAAATGCAAAAACGCCTTTCCCTGCATACGAATTAA
- a CDS encoding M3 family oligoendopeptidase: MKTPLKQTWDLESIFSGGSSSASFHAFLEEMESKVQQLQSQLKAAKVPQTVLDTERLDSVLNSIQELFNGASQAGSFVSCLTAQNQHDKLAVQLGARVNTLYAQGKSALVSFQNLLAQTSEDIWQKWMEREAIQPISFVLTEYRNEAREKMAPELESLALDLAVDGYHGWGDFYDTIVKNMTIPVPENGEIVNLSVGQAANKLDEADRSVRKDVFARWEEAWTQVEDYCADTLNHLAGFRLKLYEKRGWTDVLKEPLEISRMSAQTLDTMWQVINETKPIVVKYLERKAKLLGLEKLSWHDIEAPLGTSTTKIPYDDAAVTIVEQFGKFSSRMADFAQMAFEKSWIEAEDRPGKRPGGFCTSLRLSKETRIFMTYAGSPSNVSTLAHELGHGYHQHVMNELHPLNQNYAMNVAETASTLAELIVSDALLEAAEGQEKVALLEDKIQRGVAFFMNIHARFLFETRFYELRKKGVVGAQQLSELMEQAQREAFSGVLDEAHPHFWASKLHFYITNTPFYNFPYTFGYMFSAGIYAFAKENPDGFADQYDALLRDTGRMTVEELASKHLGTDLTQADFWRNAAQVTVQDIEQFLQMTK, translated from the coding sequence ATGAAAACGCCGTTAAAGCAAACATGGGATCTGGAATCTATTTTTAGCGGAGGATCTTCCTCTGCCTCATTTCATGCATTTTTGGAAGAAATGGAGAGCAAGGTTCAACAGCTGCAATCCCAGCTTAAAGCAGCCAAAGTACCACAAACGGTATTGGATACCGAGCGTCTGGATAGTGTACTGAATAGCATACAGGAGCTGTTTAATGGTGCGTCGCAGGCGGGTTCCTTTGTCTCTTGTCTAACTGCTCAAAACCAGCACGACAAGCTGGCTGTTCAATTGGGGGCGCGTGTCAACACGCTGTATGCCCAAGGGAAAAGTGCTTTAGTCTCTTTCCAGAACTTGCTGGCACAAACCAGTGAAGACATTTGGCAGAAATGGATGGAGCGCGAAGCTATCCAGCCGATTTCTTTTGTCCTGACTGAATATCGGAACGAAGCACGTGAAAAAATGGCTCCTGAGCTGGAAAGCCTTGCATTGGATCTCGCAGTGGATGGCTACCATGGCTGGGGCGACTTTTATGATACCATTGTCAAAAATATGACGATCCCCGTGCCGGAAAATGGCGAGATCGTAAACCTGTCTGTTGGTCAGGCTGCTAATAAGCTGGATGAAGCAGATCGCAGCGTACGTAAAGACGTGTTTGCACGTTGGGAAGAGGCATGGACTCAGGTAGAGGACTATTGCGCGGATACATTGAATCATTTGGCAGGCTTTCGTCTGAAGCTATATGAAAAACGAGGCTGGACAGATGTGCTTAAGGAACCGTTGGAAATCAGCCGTATGTCTGCACAAACGCTAGATACGATGTGGCAGGTTATTAATGAAACAAAGCCTATTGTAGTCAAATACTTGGAGCGGAAAGCAAAGCTGCTGGGCTTAGAGAAGCTATCCTGGCATGACATTGAAGCTCCTCTGGGGACGTCAACTACTAAAATCCCTTACGACGATGCTGCTGTAACGATTGTTGAGCAATTTGGTAAATTTAGCTCGAGAATGGCTGACTTTGCCCAAATGGCTTTTGAGAAAAGCTGGATCGAAGCAGAGGACCGTCCAGGCAAACGTCCGGGTGGTTTCTGTACATCTCTGCGTCTGAGCAAAGAGACCCGTATTTTTATGACCTATGCCGGATCACCATCCAACGTTTCGACACTGGCCCATGAGCTCGGGCACGGTTATCATCAACATGTGATGAATGAATTGCACCCATTGAATCAAAATTATGCCATGAACGTAGCTGAGACGGCATCAACGCTGGCAGAACTAATTGTATCAGATGCTTTGCTGGAAGCTGCCGAAGGTCAGGAGAAGGTAGCTTTGCTGGAGGATAAAATTCAGCGTGGTGTAGCCTTCTTTATGAACATTCATGCTCGTTTCCTGTTTGAAACCCGTTTTTACGAGCTGCGGAAAAAAGGAGTTGTGGGAGCACAACAATTAAGCGAGCTGATGGAACAAGCGCAGCGTGAAGCGTTTAGTGGTGTCCTGGATGAGGCTCATCCTCATTTTTGGGCATCCAAGCTACATTTCTATATTACGAACACTCCTTTCTACAACTTCCCGTACACATTCGGGTATATGTTCAGTGCAGGAATTTACGCTTTTGCGAAGGAAAATCCTGACGGCTTCGCCGACCAATATGATGCCTTGCTGCGTGATACGGGTCGCATGACAGTCGAAGAATTGGCTTCCAAGCACTTAGGTACCGATTTAACACAGGCTGACTTCTGGCGTAATGCTGCGCAAGTTACTGTTCAGGATATTGAGCAATTTTTACAAATGACAAAATAA
- a CDS encoding aldose 1-epimerase, with translation MKQVTKEHWNGYDTYVLHSSELEVTMIPRLGNNIISVRDLKLDRDIVRRPGEEELAFYLQKPYHFGLPILIPPGRIRKGQFEFDGVPYQFDRNTANDNHIHGLHRNQSWRCSDIEEDEEGCSVTTELLTESDPHWMEQFPIPLRLEMTYRLQGAVLSQTLRVTNLGEKAAPFGLGYHTWFMVDGEPERWRLKLPVNGVYEQDAEQLPTGIITSLDDLEQLSSGLSLKGTNLDTLLRATEGPAEALLTRDDGYQIRYTADEQYYKYWVLYTKGECDQYLCIEPYTCLPDAPNSPDPVGEAGLIRLEPQQSIDLKTQIHIIYP, from the coding sequence ATGAAACAAGTGACCAAAGAACACTGGAACGGTTACGACACGTATGTTTTACATAGTAGTGAACTGGAAGTTACGATGATCCCTCGCCTCGGGAATAATATTATTTCAGTGCGTGATCTGAAGCTCGACCGGGATATCGTACGTCGGCCCGGTGAGGAAGAATTGGCTTTCTATTTACAAAAGCCTTATCATTTTGGCTTGCCCATTTTGATTCCTCCAGGCCGAATTCGCAAGGGACAATTTGAGTTTGACGGTGTTCCTTATCAGTTCGACCGAAATACAGCCAATGACAATCATATACACGGTCTGCATCGTAATCAGTCCTGGCGCTGCAGTGATATTGAAGAGGATGAAGAAGGTTGCAGTGTTACTACCGAGCTTTTAACAGAAAGTGATCCGCACTGGATGGAACAATTCCCCATTCCCTTACGTCTGGAGATGACGTATCGCTTGCAGGGTGCTGTATTAAGTCAAACGCTGCGCGTAACGAATTTGGGCGAAAAAGCAGCCCCATTTGGCTTAGGATATCACACTTGGTTTATGGTGGACGGAGAACCTGAGCGCTGGCGTCTAAAGCTACCTGTGAACGGCGTATATGAGCAGGATGCTGAACAACTACCTACAGGTATCATTACTTCGTTAGATGACTTGGAACAGCTCTCTTCGGGACTTTCTCTGAAAGGAACAAATCTAGACACTCTGCTGCGGGCAACGGAAGGCCCTGCTGAAGCTCTTTTGACTCGTGACGACGGTTATCAAATCCGCTACACAGCAGATGAGCAATATTATAAGTATTGGGTTTTATATACCAAAGGTGAATGCGACCAGTATCTTTGCATTGAGCCTTATACATGTCTGCCTGATGCGCCCAATTCACCTGATCCTGTCGGGGAAGCCGGACTGATCCGTTTGGAGCCTCAGCAATCCATCGATCTCAAAACTCAGATTCATATCATATATCCGTAA
- a CDS encoding globin, with amino-acid sequence MNPSLSIYDNLGGAEGVRAIIEAFYPRVYKDPLLSPLFPKDMEPVKEKQYMFLSQFFGGPSLFSDAYGHPMLRARHMKFPVTEERAEAWLSCMAGALTDTGIEEPLRSIILNRLSGPAHHFVNTP; translated from the coding sequence GTGAATCCTAGCCTAAGCATTTATGACAACCTTGGGGGTGCGGAAGGTGTTCGTGCTATTATTGAGGCCTTCTACCCGAGAGTTTATAAAGATCCGTTGTTAAGTCCCCTGTTTCCTAAAGACATGGAACCGGTTAAGGAAAAGCAGTATATGTTCCTGAGCCAGTTTTTTGGAGGACCGTCTCTTTTTTCTGATGCATATGGTCATCCGATGTTACGTGCCAGACATATGAAGTTTCCCGTAACGGAGGAGCGAGCAGAGGCATGGTTGTCTTGTATGGCAGGTGCGTTAACGGATACGGGCATTGAGGAGCCGCTTCGTTCAATCATACTTAACCGTTTGTCTGGTCCTGCGCATCATTTTGTAAATACCCCGTAA
- a CDS encoding YycC family protein, translated as MRPLQISPETAVKLSEKLGIPLEHLMHTPQHILMQKLAELAKEETADPNGGESNKS; from the coding sequence ATGAGACCCTTACAAATTTCGCCGGAAACGGCTGTGAAATTATCCGAAAAGCTCGGCATTCCGCTGGAACACCTTATGCATACACCCCAGCACATTTTGATGCAAAAGCTGGCCGAACTGGCTAAAGAAGAAACCGCTGACCCGAACGGCGGAGAATCGAACAAATCATGA
- a CDS encoding alpha/beta-type small acid-soluble spore protein — MSRRRSNNLQVPQANAALQQLKYEAAQELGITIPQDGYFGNVVSRETGSLGGYITKKLVQQAEQSLSGSSRLQ; from the coding sequence ATGAGCAGACGTCGTTCAAACAACCTGCAAGTACCGCAGGCCAACGCCGCTTTACAACAATTAAAATATGAGGCAGCTCAAGAACTTGGCATCACGATTCCTCAGGACGGTTACTTCGGTAATGTTGTTTCCCGCGAAACAGGTTCTCTTGGGGGATATATCACGAAAAAGCTGGTCCAACAAGCAGAACAATCCTTGTCGGGCAGCAGCCGTTTGCAGTAA
- a CDS encoding DUF2225 domain-containing protein — protein sequence MELEPLYQIKIACPHCEEEFQTSRVRPSLKKAIRTDSDFCAYYKNENPDFYVVRVCPHCGFTSTEHSTVQLSDQQTKIFKDKIGNRWQSREYGGHRSWEEALETYKLGLLCAQVIGEKERVVASLLQHIAWMYRYQGNEEQELRFLKFSLDSYVRVYELEGVGANNAKLLYLIGELHRRTGNFHEAVRWFSRVINDKKIMDAAMIRASREQWSVLREQMLAKNFQLPEEMQDASSS from the coding sequence TTGGAACTTGAACCGTTATATCAGATCAAAATCGCTTGCCCACATTGCGAAGAAGAATTTCAGACATCCCGTGTCAGACCAAGCCTAAAGAAGGCCATTCGTACGGATTCAGATTTTTGTGCTTATTATAAGAATGAAAATCCGGATTTTTATGTCGTAAGGGTCTGTCCTCATTGTGGATTTACCTCGACAGAGCACTCTACCGTTCAGTTAAGCGATCAGCAAACCAAGATATTTAAGGATAAAATCGGTAACCGCTGGCAGTCTCGCGAATATGGCGGGCATCGTAGCTGGGAAGAGGCATTAGAAACGTATAAACTGGGTTTACTCTGTGCCCAGGTCATCGGAGAAAAGGAACGCGTAGTAGCCAGTCTATTACAGCATATCGCATGGATGTACAGATACCAGGGAAATGAGGAGCAGGAGCTTCGCTTTCTCAAATTTAGTCTGGATTCGTATGTTCGGGTCTATGAGCTGGAGGGTGTCGGGGCGAATAATGCCAAACTGCTTTATCTGATTGGTGAACTGCATCGACGTACAGGCAACTTTCACGAAGCGGTACGCTGGTTTTCGCGTGTCATTAATGACAAAAAGATTATGGATGCAGCCATGATCCGGGCTTCCCGTGAACAGTGGTCTGTACTGCGAGAACAAATGTTGGCTAAAAATTTCCAACTGCCGGAGGAAATGCAGGACGCAAGCTCCTCTTGA
- the cyoE gene encoding heme o synthase has translation MDNISYKTSSDAATYSVKSKPPGKAGTWKDFITVTKPGILRTNLVAAFGGFWLASQWDVDYIKLILTLLGTMLVMASSCVFNNYFDRELDLKMERTRNRSLPTGRLTPTTVLSYAIILGVVGLAVLFFFSGVKAGLLGLLGMFVYVGIYTLWLKRSSTWSTSIGGISGAMPPVIGYVAASGRIDMGAWLLFALLFLWQPPHFWALAIRRVEEYRAAGFPLLPVVKGIHRTKIQMIPYIVLLIPVPILMYAYGYAGMIFMIVSVLLSVLWAFYAFKGFTIKEEETDSWAKKVFFFSINHLTLSFLLMIVDTVHKF, from the coding sequence ATGGATAATATAAGTTATAAGACTTCTTCGGATGCGGCTACCTATTCTGTAAAATCTAAACCACCCGGCAAAGCGGGCACTTGGAAAGATTTTATTACAGTTACCAAGCCAGGCATCCTTCGTACCAATCTGGTTGCAGCCTTTGGTGGTTTTTGGTTAGCATCGCAATGGGACGTTGATTATATAAAGCTAATTCTTACACTTTTAGGTACAATGCTGGTTATGGCGTCTTCTTGTGTTTTTAACAACTATTTTGACCGTGAGCTGGATTTGAAAATGGAACGTACACGTAATCGCTCACTGCCAACAGGGCGTCTGACCCCTACAACGGTGTTGTCATACGCTATTATTTTGGGTGTTGTCGGGTTAGCTGTTCTATTCTTCTTCTCTGGTGTAAAGGCAGGATTACTGGGATTACTTGGTATGTTCGTCTATGTCGGTATTTATACACTTTGGTTAAAACGTTCGTCTACATGGAGCACATCCATCGGCGGTATTTCTGGTGCAATGCCTCCTGTGATTGGTTATGTGGCCGCTTCGGGTCGTATTGATATGGGCGCTTGGCTCTTATTCGCTCTCCTGTTCTTATGGCAGCCGCCTCACTTTTGGGCACTTGCTATTCGCAGAGTTGAGGAATATCGCGCAGCAGGATTTCCGTTGTTGCCAGTCGTAAAAGGTATCCATCGGACCAAGATCCAGATGATTCCTTATATTGTATTGCTGATTCCGGTACCCATCCTTATGTATGCTTATGGATATGCCGGTATGATTTTTATGATCGTGTCCGTGTTACTGTCCGTGCTGTGGGCATTTTATGCCTTTAAAGGTTTTACGATTAAGGAAGAAGAAACGGATTCCTGGGCAAAAAAAGTATTTTTCTTTTCCATTAACCATCTGACACTCAGCTTCTTGCTGATGATCGTCGATACGGTTCATAAGTTCTAA